The Martelella sp. AD-3 genome includes a region encoding these proteins:
- a CDS encoding pyridoxal phosphate-dependent aminotransferase, which yields MALLADALSRVKPSATIAVAQKARDLKAKGRDVISLGAGEPDFDTPDNIKQAAIEAINRGETKYTPVPGIQPLREAIVAKFKRENNLDYKPSQTIVGTGGKQILFNAFMATLNPGDEVVIPAPYWVSYPEMVALCGGTPVFVSAKKEDNYKLQAEDLEKAITPNTKWFIFNSPSNPSGAAYTHDELKGLTDVLMRHENVWVLTDDMYEHLTYGDFKFVTPAEVEPGLYDRTLTMNGVSKAYAMTGWRIGYAAGPEVLIKAMTTIQSQQTSGACSIAQWASVEALNGTQEFIPERKAAFEKRRDLVVSMLNQATGIECPVPEGAFYVYPSCAGLMGKTAPTGKVMETDEDFVTELLESEGVAVVHGSAFGLGPNFRISYATSEAELEEACNRIQRFCAACR from the coding sequence ATGGCCCTTCTTGCTGACGCCCTTTCTCGTGTGAAGCCCTCTGCCACCATCGCCGTGGCGCAGAAAGCACGCGACCTCAAAGCGAAAGGGCGCGATGTCATCAGCCTCGGCGCCGGCGAACCCGATTTCGACACGCCGGACAACATCAAGCAGGCGGCCATCGAGGCGATCAATCGCGGCGAGACAAAGTACACGCCCGTTCCCGGCATCCAGCCGCTGCGCGAGGCGATCGTCGCCAAGTTCAAGCGCGAGAACAATCTCGACTACAAGCCCTCGCAGACGATCGTCGGCACGGGCGGCAAGCAGATCCTGTTCAACGCCTTCATGGCAACGCTGAACCCGGGCGATGAAGTCGTCATTCCGGCCCCTTACTGGGTCTCCTATCCGGAAATGGTGGCGCTTTGCGGCGGCACGCCGGTCTTCGTTTCCGCAAAAAAGGAAGACAACTACAAGCTTCAGGCCGAAGATCTGGAAAAGGCGATCACGCCGAACACCAAATGGTTCATCTTCAACTCGCCGTCGAACCCCTCGGGCGCCGCCTATACCCATGACGAGCTGAAGGGGCTGACGGACGTGCTGATGCGCCACGAGAACGTCTGGGTGCTGACCGACGACATGTACGAGCATCTGACTTACGGCGATTTCAAATTCGTCACGCCGGCAGAGGTTGAGCCCGGCCTTTACGACCGCACGCTCACCATGAACGGCGTGTCCAAGGCCTATGCCATGACCGGCTGGCGCATCGGCTATGCCGCGGGCCCGGAAGTGCTGATCAAGGCGATGACGACGATCCAGAGCCAGCAGACATCCGGCGCCTGCTCGATCGCGCAATGGGCCTCCGTCGAGGCGCTGAACGGCACGCAGGAGTTCATCCCCGAGCGCAAGGCCGCCTTCGAGAAGCGCCGCGACCTGGTGGTTTCCATGCTTAACCAGGCGACCGGCATCGAGTGCCCGGTTCCCGAAGGCGCGTTCTACGTCTACCCCTCCTGCGCGGGCCTGATGGGCAAGACCGCGCCGACCGGCAAGGTGATGGAGACGGACGAGGATTTCGTTACCGAGCTCCTGGAATCTGAAGGCGTCGCCGTCGTTCACGGCTCGGCCTTCGGCCTCGGCCCGAACTTCCGCATCTCCTACGCAACCTCGGAAGCCGAGCTGGAAGAGGCCTGCAACCGCATCCAGCGCTTCTGCGCCGCCTGCCGGTAG
- the preA gene encoding NAD-dependent dihydropyrimidine dehydrogenase subunit PreA produces the protein MADLRNNFVGIKSPNPFWLASAPPTDKAYNVERAFREGWGGVVWKTLGEEGPPVVNVNGPRYGAIWGADRRLLGLNNIELITDRDLYLNLREIKEVKSRWPDRAIVVSIMVPCEEESWKAILPLVEETGADGIELNFGCPHGMSERGMGAAVGQVPEYVEMVVRWCKQYTRMPVITKLTPNITDIRHSARAAHRGGTDAVSLINTINSIVSVDLDTFAPNPTVGGKGTHGGYCGPAVKPIALNMVAEIARDPETAGLPISGIGGITTWRDAAEFMVLGAGNVQVCTAAMTYGFKIVKEMISGLEAWMDTKGFATLDEISGRAVPNVTDWQYLNLNSITKARIDQDACIKCGRCHIACEDTSHQAITAMVDGERHFMVKEEDCVGCNLCVNVCPVENCIDMVTLAPGETDRRTGETVSADYANWTSHPNNPMATKAAE, from the coding sequence ATGGCTGATCTCAGAAACAATTTCGTCGGCATCAAATCGCCCAACCCCTTCTGGCTCGCCTCCGCGCCGCCGACGGACAAGGCCTATAATGTCGAGCGCGCCTTTCGCGAGGGCTGGGGTGGCGTGGTGTGGAAGACGCTCGGCGAGGAAGGCCCGCCGGTCGTCAATGTCAACGGCCCGCGCTACGGCGCGATCTGGGGCGCCGACCGCCGGCTGCTCGGCCTCAACAATATCGAACTGATCACCGACCGCGATCTCTATCTGAACCTGCGCGAGATCAAGGAAGTCAAGAGCCGCTGGCCGGATCGCGCCATCGTGGTCTCGATCATGGTCCCTTGCGAGGAGGAAAGCTGGAAGGCGATCCTGCCGCTGGTGGAAGAGACCGGCGCGGACGGGATCGAGCTCAATTTCGGCTGTCCCCACGGCATGTCCGAGCGCGGCATGGGGGCTGCCGTCGGCCAGGTGCCGGAATATGTCGAGATGGTGGTGCGCTGGTGCAAGCAATATACGCGCATGCCGGTGATCACCAAGCTGACGCCGAACATCACCGATATCCGCCATTCCGCCCGCGCGGCGCATCGCGGCGGCACGGACGCCGTGTCGCTGATCAATACGATCAACTCCATCGTCTCGGTCGACCTCGACACTTTCGCGCCGAACCCGACGGTCGGCGGCAAGGGCACCCATGGCGGCTATTGCGGCCCGGCGGTGAAGCCGATCGCGCTCAACATGGTGGCCGAGATCGCCCGCGACCCGGAAACGGCGGGCCTGCCGATCTCCGGTATTGGCGGCATCACCACCTGGCGGGACGCGGCCGAATTCATGGTGCTTGGCGCCGGCAATGTGCAGGTCTGCACCGCGGCGATGACCTATGGCTTCAAGATCGTCAAGGAGATGATCTCCGGCCTTGAGGCCTGGATGGACACGAAGGGTTTTGCCACGCTCGACGAGATCTCGGGCCGCGCCGTGCCGAATGTCACCGACTGGCAGTACCTGAACCTCAATTCCATCACCAAGGCCCGCATCGACCAGGACGCCTGCATCAAATGCGGCCGCTGTCACATTGCCTGCGAGGACACCTCGCACCAGGCGATCACCGCGATGGTCGACGGCGAGCGCCACTTCATGGTGAAGGAAGAGGATTGCGTCGGCTGCAATCTCTGCGTCAACGTCTGTCCCGTCGAGAACTGCATCGACATGGTGACGCTTGCGCCGGGCGAAACGGACCGGCGCACCGGCGAGACGGTTTCCGCCGACTATGCCAACTGGACGTCGCACCCGAACAACCCGATGGCAACGAAGGCGGCGGAATAA
- a CDS encoding NAD(P)-dependent oxidoreductase yields MRNPEPALKGGRLAPDIYHRNFADLHPPLDRHEAAVEADRCYFCYDAPCMTACPTAIDIPLFIRQISTDNPLGAAKTIFDQNIFGGMCARVCPTETLCEEACVRNTAEEKPVEIGLLQRYATDTAMAENRQFYTRAHETGKRVAVVGAGPAGLACAHRLAMVGHDVIVLEAKEKPGGLNEYGLAAYKTVDDFARKEIAYLLEIGGIEIRGGQMLGRDFTLEELRRDYDAVFLGMGLGGVNELGIPGEDLAACENAVDFIAAIRQADDLSNIAVGSHVVVLGGGMTAIDAAVQAKLLGADEVTLCYRRGADAMGASQFEQDLAASRGVFIRHYLAPKEIIGEDGRVSGVLFEHTEIRNGKLVGTDETGVIAADHVLKAIGQTFVTEHLEGLKLEHGRIAVDAEGRTSLADVWAGGDCVRRGEDLTVTSVAQGRDAAISINHVLAGEAPLASAVA; encoded by the coding sequence ATGCGAAATCCGGAACCTGCCTTGAAGGGCGGGCGCTTGGCGCCCGATATCTATCACAGGAATTTTGCCGACCTGCACCCGCCGCTCGACCGGCATGAGGCGGCGGTCGAGGCCGACCGCTGCTATTTCTGTTACGACGCGCCGTGCATGACGGCCTGTCCCACCGCCATCGATATCCCGCTGTTCATCCGCCAGATATCGACCGACAATCCGCTGGGTGCGGCCAAGACCATCTTCGACCAGAACATTTTCGGCGGCATGTGCGCCCGGGTCTGTCCCACCGAGACGCTGTGCGAGGAAGCCTGCGTGCGCAACACGGCGGAGGAGAAGCCGGTGGAGATCGGCCTTCTCCAGCGCTACGCCACCGATACGGCGATGGCCGAAAACAGGCAGTTCTACACCCGCGCCCACGAGACCGGAAAGCGCGTCGCCGTGGTCGGCGCGGGCCCGGCGGGCCTTGCCTGCGCCCATCGCCTCGCCATGGTCGGCCATGACGTGATCGTGCTTGAAGCCAAGGAGAAACCCGGCGGCCTCAACGAATACGGCCTTGCCGCCTACAAGACGGTCGATGATTTCGCCCGGAAGGAGATCGCCTATCTGCTTGAAATCGGCGGGATCGAGATCCGGGGCGGGCAGATGCTCGGGCGCGATTTTACCCTCGAAGAGCTGCGTCGCGACTATGATGCGGTCTTCCTCGGCATGGGCCTCGGCGGCGTCAACGAACTTGGCATCCCCGGCGAAGATCTGGCGGCTTGCGAGAACGCCGTCGATTTCATCGCGGCGATCCGCCAGGCCGATGATCTGTCCAATATCGCCGTCGGCAGCCATGTCGTGGTGCTCGGCGGCGGCATGACGGCGATTGATGCGGCCGTCCAGGCCAAGCTTCTCGGCGCGGACGAGGTGACGCTCTGCTACCGGCGCGGCGCGGATGCCATGGGCGCCTCGCAATTCGAGCAGGACCTTGCCGCCTCGCGCGGCGTCTTCATCCGCCACTACCTCGCGCCGAAGGAAATCATCGGCGAGGACGGACGCGTTTCCGGCGTGCTGTTCGAGCATACGGAAATCCGCAACGGCAAGCTCGTCGGCACCGACGAGACCGGCGTGATTGCCGCCGACCACGTGCTGAAGGCAATCGGCCAGACCTTCGTCACCGAGCATCTTGAAGGCCTGAAGCTGGAGCACGGCCGCATCGCCGTCGACGCAGAAGGCCGGACGTCGCTGGCCGATGTCTGGGCCGGCGGCGACTGCGTCAGGCGCGGCGAGGACCTGACCGTCACCTCGGTCGCCCAAGGGCGAGACGCCGCGATTTCCATCAATCACGTTCTGGCGGGCGAAGCGCCGCTGGCAAGCGCCGTGGCCTGA
- a CDS encoding alkene reductase: MANLFDPITIGDVTLENRIIMGPLMRNRSPDAVPNALNVEYYRQRATAGLIVSEATAITEQGQGYSHAPGIYSDASVEGWQNVTKAVHEQGGKIFCQLMHVGRISHKSLQPFGDPPVAPSAIQARAKTFVVYSDGTSDFIETSMPRQLKPYEISGIIEDYRRAAARAMEAGFDGVEIHGANGYLVDQFLRSGTNQRTDLYGGPLENRARFMFDIVGAISREIGPGRTAIRLSPVAPSNDIFDEKPQALFNYLASQLSAYDLAYIHIIEGATGGDRGYQQGPEPFNYEEMRETYYRTDGSGAWMVNNGYDRQLAIDALEKERADLICFGRPFVANPDLVRRLRINAPLNALDQRTLFGGDEKGYTDYPVLGG; the protein is encoded by the coding sequence ATGGCCAATCTTTTTGATCCCATCACGATCGGCGATGTCACTCTCGAAAACCGCATCATCATGGGCCCGCTGATGCGCAACCGCTCCCCTGATGCCGTCCCGAACGCGCTCAATGTCGAATACTACCGTCAACGCGCGACGGCCGGCCTTATCGTCTCCGAAGCAACCGCCATCACCGAACAGGGCCAGGGCTATTCCCATGCGCCGGGCATCTACAGCGACGCCTCTGTCGAGGGTTGGCAGAACGTGACGAAGGCCGTCCACGAGCAGGGCGGCAAGATCTTCTGCCAGCTGATGCATGTCGGCCGGATTTCGCACAAGTCGCTGCAGCCCTTCGGCGATCCGCCTGTCGCCCCCTCCGCCATCCAGGCCCGCGCCAAGACCTTCGTCGTCTATTCCGACGGCACCAGCGACTTCATCGAAACCTCGATGCCGCGCCAGCTCAAGCCCTACGAAATCTCCGGCATCATCGAGGATTACCGCCGCGCCGCCGCCCGCGCCATGGAGGCCGGTTTCGACGGCGTCGAAATCCACGGCGCCAATGGTTATCTCGTCGACCAGTTCCTGCGTTCCGGCACGAACCAGCGCACCGACCTTTACGGCGGGCCGCTGGAGAACCGCGCGCGCTTCATGTTCGACATCGTCGGCGCCATCTCGCGCGAGATCGGCCCCGGACGCACGGCCATCCGTCTTTCACCCGTTGCGCCGTCAAACGACATTTTCGACGAAAAGCCGCAGGCGCTGTTCAATTATCTGGCAAGCCAGCTGAGCGCCTACGATCTCGCCTATATCCATATCATCGAGGGTGCTACCGGCGGCGATCGCGGCTACCAGCAGGGCCCGGAACCGTTCAATTACGAGGAGATGCGGGAAACCTACTACCGCACCGACGGATCCGGCGCATGGATGGTCAATAACGGCTATGACCGGCAGCTCGCCATCGACGCGCTGGAAAAGGAACGCGCAGATCTGATCTGCTTCGGCCGCCCGTTCGTCGCAAATCCCGATCTTGTGCGCCGGCTGCGGATCAATGCGCCGCTCAATGCGTTGGATCAGAGGACGCTGTTCGGCGGCGATGAGAAGGGCTATACCGACTATCCCGTGCTCGGCGGCTGA
- a CDS encoding LysR family transcriptional regulator — MEKTSWDHYRTLLAVLDTGTLSGAARRLGLTQPTVGRHIEALEAEAGQQLFTRSQRGLEPTDTARAMRHLAEAMAASADAIRRTASESRSAVAGAVRISASDVIAIEVLPEILAPLMEAHPALDIEVSVSDAVEDLLARKADIALRMVEPKQEALLVRHIGTIPIGCFARKEVIERHGAPGTLEEVEKLPTIGFDHELVYIREALDAFGDLKMPAFDFRSDSNLAQLAAIRAGCGFGFCQAPIGRRDPRLEEVLAGQVPLSLPLWVVMHEDLRRSPRCRVTFDALVTGLKAYIG; from the coding sequence ATGGAGAAAACGAGTTGGGATCATTACCGCACTTTGCTGGCGGTGCTCGATACGGGCACGCTTTCGGGCGCCGCGCGCCGGCTTGGACTGACCCAGCCGACTGTCGGCCGCCATATCGAGGCGCTGGAGGCGGAAGCCGGGCAGCAATTGTTCACCCGCTCGCAGCGCGGGCTGGAACCGACGGATACGGCGCGCGCCATGCGCCACCTCGCCGAGGCCATGGCAGCCTCTGCCGACGCAATCCGCCGCACGGCATCGGAAAGCCGAAGCGCGGTTGCCGGCGCCGTCAGGATCAGCGCTTCCGATGTCATCGCGATCGAGGTTCTGCCCGAGATCCTGGCGCCCCTGATGGAGGCCCACCCCGCGCTCGACATCGAGGTTTCGGTCTCCGACGCGGTGGAGGACCTGCTGGCGCGCAAGGCCGATATCGCGCTGCGCATGGTGGAGCCGAAGCAGGAGGCGTTGCTGGTGCGCCATATCGGCACGATCCCGATCGGCTGTTTTGCCCGCAAGGAGGTGATTGAGCGCCATGGCGCTCCCGGCACGCTCGAAGAGGTCGAAAAGCTCCCGACCATCGGCTTCGATCACGAGCTGGTCTATATCCGCGAGGCGTTGGACGCCTTCGGCGACCTGAAAATGCCGGCATTCGACTTCCGCTCGGACAGCAATCTCGCCCAGCTTGCGGCGATCCGCGCAGGCTGCGGCTTCGGTTTCTGCCAGGCCCCGATAGGCCGGCGCGATCCCCGCCTTGAGGAGGTGCTGGCGGGACAGGTGCCGCTCAGCCTGCCCCTTTGGGTGGTGATGCACGAGGACCTGCGCCGCTCTCCGCGCTGCCGGGTGACCTTCGATGCGCTGGTGACGGGTCTCAAGGCCTATATCGGGTGA
- a CDS encoding calcium:proton antiporter, which translates to MLKFLRGEILLLQAVPVALIAYLFEHAVMEAGQAFALVAAAALIVSIATASMRVAHHAEILAAKAGEPYGTMILTLSAVLVEVLILVIMMQQTQQPTLVRDTIYSAVMLDINGILGLAALLGGLKHGEQSYNDDSGRTYSVMILTAMGISMIVPDFVPKESWHYYSAFTIVAMLALYAVFLKMQVGQHSYFFSYRYPKMRQGAEQSAADEEEHGPTALSVGVILVGVALIGLLAEFMSAFLTDGLEGTGAPLALTAILVAAIAAGPEILTALRAALKNRMQAVVNIALGASLSTVILTVPVVEAIALFTGQPFTMAMTPVQITMVAITLVAAAINVSDGETNAIEGMTHFVLFATFIMLSFLGL; encoded by the coding sequence ATGCTGAAATTCCTGCGCGGTGAAATCCTGCTTCTGCAGGCGGTTCCGGTCGCCCTTATCGCCTATCTGTTCGAACATGCCGTCATGGAGGCCGGACAGGCGTTCGCTTTGGTCGCCGCCGCGGCCTTGATCGTCTCGATCGCCACGGCCTCCATGCGCGTTGCCCACCACGCCGAAATCCTCGCCGCCAAGGCGGGCGAGCCTTATGGCACGATGATCCTGACGCTGTCTGCGGTTCTGGTCGAGGTGCTGATCCTGGTGATCATGATGCAGCAGACGCAGCAGCCGACGCTGGTGCGCGACACGATCTATTCCGCCGTCATGCTCGACATCAACGGCATTCTCGGGCTGGCCGCACTCCTCGGCGGACTGAAGCACGGCGAACAGTCCTATAACGACGATTCCGGCCGCACCTATTCAGTGATGATCCTGACGGCCATGGGCATCTCCATGATCGTGCCCGACTTCGTGCCGAAGGAAAGCTGGCACTATTATTCAGCCTTCACCATCGTCGCCATGCTGGCGCTTTATGCCGTCTTCCTGAAGATGCAGGTTGGGCAGCACAGCTATTTCTTCTCCTACCGCTACCCGAAAATGCGCCAGGGCGCGGAGCAGAGCGCGGCGGACGAGGAGGAACACGGGCCCACGGCGCTTTCGGTCGGCGTGATTCTCGTCGGCGTGGCGCTGATCGGCCTCCTGGCGGAATTCATGTCCGCCTTCCTGACGGACGGGCTTGAGGGCACAGGCGCGCCGCTGGCGCTGACGGCCATTCTGGTGGCTGCGATCGCCGCCGGACCGGAGATCCTTACCGCGCTCCGTGCGGCGCTCAAGAACCGGATGCAGGCCGTGGTCAACATCGCGCTCGGCGCCTCCCTGTCAACGGTGATCCTGACCGTCCCCGTGGTCGAAGCGATCGCGCTTTTCACCGGCCAGCCCTTCACCATGGCCATGACCCCGGTTCAGATCACCATGGTCGCCATCACCCTGGTCGCCGCCGCCATCAATGTCAGTGACGGCGAGACCAACGCGATCGAGGGCATGACCCATTTCGTTCTGTTTGCCACCTTCATCATGCTCTCCTTTCTCGGGCTTTGA
- a CDS encoding LysR family transcriptional regulator VtlR yields MPLDWDKLRIFHAAAEAGSFTHAADKLHLSQSAISRQVSALEQDVGVKLFHRHARGLILTEQGELLYRTAHDVLLKLEGVRSRLTETKEKPSGKLRVTTTVGLGQGWLTDKVQEFLQLYPDMQIQLILDNEELDVNMRHADCAIRLRQPQQPDLIQRKLFTVHMHVYASPSYINRHGEPQSIEDLDNHRIITFGEPAPAYLLDVNWLEIAGRSPDNPRPAHLQINSLTSIKRAALLGIGIVMLPDYIVGRDPGLLQLVTHADVPSFDTYFCYPDEMKNSAKLKVFRDFIVAKSRNWSF; encoded by the coding sequence ATGCCTCTGGATTGGGACAAGCTGCGCATCTTCCATGCGGCAGCGGAGGCGGGCTCGTTCACCCACGCGGCCGACAAGCTGCATCTTTCCCAGTCGGCCATCAGCCGCCAGGTCAGCGCGCTTGAGCAGGATGTCGGCGTCAAGCTGTTCCACCGCCATGCCCGCGGCCTGATCCTCACGGAACAGGGCGAGCTTCTCTACCGCACCGCCCATGACGTGCTCCTGAAGCTCGAGGGCGTGCGCTCGCGGCTGACGGAAACCAAGGAGAAGCCGTCCGGCAAGCTGAGGGTGACGACCACGGTCGGACTCGGACAGGGATGGCTTACGGACAAGGTGCAGGAATTCCTGCAGCTCTATCCCGACATGCAGATCCAGCTCATCCTCGACAACGAGGAACTGGACGTGAACATGCGCCACGCCGATTGCGCGATCCGCCTGCGCCAGCCGCAGCAGCCGGATCTGATCCAGCGCAAGCTGTTTACCGTGCACATGCATGTCTACGCCTCGCCCTCCTATATCAACCGCCATGGCGAGCCGCAGTCGATCGAGGATCTCGACAACCACCGCATCATCACCTTCGGCGAGCCGGCGCCGGCCTATCTGCTTGACGTGAACTGGCTGGAAATCGCCGGGCGCTCGCCCGACAATCCGCGCCCGGCGCACCTGCAGATCAATTCGCTCACCTCGATCAAGCGCGCGGCGCTGCTCGGCATCGGCATCGTCATGCTGCCGGATTACATCGTCGGGCGCGACCCGGGCCTCCTGCAGCTCGTCACCCATGCGGATGTGCCGAGCTTCGACACCTATTTCTGCTATCCCGACGAGATGAAGAATTCGGCCAAGCTGAAGGTCTTCCGCGACTTCATCGTCGCCAAGTCGCGCAACTGGAGCTTCTGA
- a CDS encoding NAD(P)H-binding protein produces MTETNSRNALVTRPLALILGASGGVGGAVAGALSRRGYRIRAMNRDPEKQARKFPAYEWVAGDAMALSDVMAAAEGATLIFHGVNPPGYRNWKKLVLPMLDNTITAAKANRARILFPGTVYNFGPDALPEPAEDSPQNATTRKGRIRIEAEARLREAAWNGTQVILVRAGDFFGGASGANSWFGQMVKPGRPLRSVTRLSAPGVGHQWAYLPDLGETFAALDARAKELPSYANFHFEGHWDEDGNRMAEAIRRVSGRADLPVRPFPWFLVPLLAPFVALMREILEIRYLWRAPLHMKNDKLAAFLGHEPHTPLDDAIAIALEDLGVTLPAEDGAGQPSAA; encoded by the coding sequence ATGACAGAGACCAACTCCCGCAATGCGCTTGTGACGCGTCCGCTCGCCCTGATCCTCGGCGCCAGCGGCGGCGTGGGCGGCGCGGTCGCCGGAGCGCTCAGCCGGCGCGGCTATCGCATCCGCGCCATGAACCGCGATCCCGAAAAACAGGCGCGCAAATTCCCGGCCTATGAATGGGTGGCCGGTGATGCCATGGCGCTTTCAGATGTGATGGCGGCGGCCGAGGGCGCAACGCTCATTTTCCACGGCGTCAATCCGCCGGGTTATCGCAACTGGAAAAAGCTTGTCCTGCCCATGCTCGACAACACGATCACGGCGGCGAAGGCCAATCGCGCCCGCATCCTGTTCCCGGGTACGGTCTACAATTTCGGGCCGGACGCCCTGCCGGAGCCGGCGGAAGACAGTCCGCAGAACGCGACGACCCGCAAGGGCCGCATCCGGATCGAGGCGGAGGCGCGCCTCAGGGAAGCGGCCTGGAACGGCACGCAGGTCATTCTCGTCAGGGCAGGGGATTTTTTCGGCGGAGCCAGCGGGGCCAACAGCTGGTTCGGTCAGATGGTGAAGCCCGGCAGGCCGCTCCGCTCGGTGACCCGGCTGAGCGCGCCCGGCGTCGGCCACCAATGGGCCTATCTGCCGGATCTCGGCGAGACCTTCGCAGCACTCGATGCGCGCGCGAAAGAATTGCCGTCCTACGCCAATTTTCACTTTGAGGGGCATTGGGACGAGGACGGCAATCGCATGGCCGAGGCCATCCGGCGCGTGTCGGGAAGGGCGGATCTGCCCGTGCGACCGTTTCCGTGGTTTCTGGTGCCCCTGCTTGCGCCCTTCGTTGCGCTGATGCGGGAAATCCTGGAAATCCGTTATCTGTGGCGTGCGCCGTTGCATATGAAGAACGACAAGCTGGCGGCCTTTCTGGGCCACGAACCGCACACCCCGCTCGATGATGCGATCGCAATTGCCCTGGAAGATCTCGGGGTGACGCTGCCGGCGGAAGACGGCGCAGGGCAGCCAAGCGCTGCCTGA
- a CDS encoding transporter substrate-binding domain-containing protein, protein MKLSVFSVSSLSLAQGLFRLVALLFLVFLAGGVRAQQAADETGAAAAKAPVAIGVHAVPPFVMQDRDGSWYGLGVDLMNALSRNLNTDYRFVETDPADMVARVADGTLGAAIGPVPINARDEAVIDFSQPYYSGSIGVALRLVDRLGPRFMLELLTSPAFLYMLGLLTGPVFIIGALIWLLERRANPEQFEPRPARGVFSGFWWATVTMTTVGYGDKAPVTFLGRLLAMFWMFAALILAAITTAQLAAGLTSSISTSAIESVGDLGGLKVGTVTGSSAASELDILHVAPHDYPDLDTGLAALNHGEIDAFVYDRAALQWGLRNESGLYLAGLSFSQQNYGLILPQDDPARKAVNIAILSTLESEQWHLIVDRYLPADGR, encoded by the coding sequence ATGAAACTGAGCGTCTTCTCCGTATCGAGCCTTTCCCTTGCCCAAGGTCTTTTCCGCCTTGTCGCCCTGCTGTTCCTTGTCTTCTTGGCCGGCGGCGTCCGGGCGCAGCAAGCGGCGGACGAGACGGGCGCAGCCGCCGCAAAGGCGCCGGTGGCGATCGGCGTCCACGCCGTTCCGCCTTTCGTGATGCAGGATCGGGATGGGTCATGGTACGGGCTCGGCGTCGACCTGATGAATGCGCTCAGCCGCAATCTGAACACCGACTATCGCTTCGTCGAGACCGATCCCGCCGACATGGTTGCGCGGGTTGCGGACGGGACGCTTGGCGCGGCGATCGGCCCCGTGCCGATCAATGCGCGCGACGAGGCGGTGATCGATTTCTCCCAGCCCTATTACAGCGGCAGCATCGGCGTTGCGCTCCGGCTCGTCGACCGGCTCGGGCCGCGCTTCATGCTGGAACTCCTGACCTCGCCGGCCTTTCTCTACATGCTCGGCCTTCTGACCGGCCCCGTCTTCATCATCGGCGCGTTGATCTGGCTTCTGGAGCGGCGGGCCAATCCCGAACAGTTCGAGCCGCGCCCCGCGCGCGGCGTCTTTTCCGGTTTCTGGTGGGCGACGGTGACGATGACCACGGTCGGTTACGGCGACAAGGCGCCGGTAACCTTTCTCGGCCGGCTTCTGGCCATGTTCTGGATGTTCGCGGCTCTGATCCTGGCGGCGATCACGACGGCGCAGCTTGCCGCGGGGCTGACCTCCTCGATCAGCACCAGCGCGATCGAGAGCGTCGGCGATCTCGGCGGCCTGAAGGTCGGAACGGTCACGGGGTCTTCGGCGGCCTCCGAACTCGACATCCTCCATGTCGCTCCGCATGACTATCCGGATCTGGATACCGGGCTTGCCGCGCTGAACCATGGCGAAATCGACGCCTTCGTCTATGACCGGGCGGCTCTGCAATGGGGGCTTCGCAACGAGTCCGGGCTCTATCTGGCCGGGCTTTCCTTCTCACAGCAGAACTACGGGCTGATCCTCCCGCAGGACGATCCGGCGCGCAAGGCGGTCAATATCGCCATCCTGTCGACGCTGGAGAGCGAGCAATGGCACCTGATCGTCGATCGCTACCTGCCGGCGGACGGGCGCTGA